A window from Balaenoptera musculus isolate JJ_BM4_2016_0621 chromosome 8, mBalMus1.pri.v3, whole genome shotgun sequence encodes these proteins:
- the TRIM21 gene encoding E3 ubiquitin-protein ligase TRIM21, with the protein MASAVPLAMMWEEVTCAICLDPMVEPVSIECGHSFCQECISEVGKDGVSVCPVCRHHFLLRNLRPNRQVANMVENLRKISQDAKKGTQGELCVVHREKLHLFCKKDGKALCWVCSQSQKHRDHPMVPIEEAAQEYQEKLQVALQKLRNKQELAEKLEVDVAMKKAAWKGKVEAHKLRVHEEFVRQKNFLAEEEQRQLQKLEADEREELRVLGATEARLAQQSQALQELIAELERRTRGSALELLQEVKSVLERSESWNLKELDITSPDLRNVCYVPGVKKMLRTCGVHITLDPHTANPWLILSNNRRQVRLGNTQKEVPENEERFDTYPMVLGAQHFDSGKVYWEVDVTGKEAWDLGVCRDSVQRKGQFLLSPNNGFWTIWLWNKQNYEAGTCPHTPLHLQVPPRRVGIFLDYEASTVSFYNITDHGSLIYTFSECAFTGPLRPFFNPGFNDGGRNAAPLILCPLTMGW; encoded by the exons ATGGCCTCAGCAGTGCCCTTGGCAATGATGTGGGAGGAGGTCACGTGCGCTATCTGCCTGGATCCCATGGTGGAGCCCGTGAGCATCGAATGTGGTCACAGCTTCTGCCAGGAATGCATCTCTGAGGTTGGGAAAGATGGGGTCAGCGTCTGTCCTGTGTGCCGGCACCACTTCCTGCTCCGGAACCTCCGGCCCAATCGACAGGTGGCCAACATGGTGGAGAATCTTAGAAAAATCAGCCAGGATGCCAAGAAGGGCACACAAGGCGAGCTGTGTGTGGTGCACAGAGAGAAACTTCACCTATTTTGTAAGAAAGATGGGAAGGCGCTTTGCTGGGTGTGTTCGCAGTCCCAGAAACACCGTGACCACCCCATGGTCCCCATTGAGGAGGCTGCTCAGGAGTACCAG GAGAAGCTCCAGGTGGCACTACAGAAACTAAGAAATAAGCAGGAGTTGGCTGAGAAGTTGGAAGTGGATGTTGCAATGAAGAAAGCAGCCTGGAAG GGGAAGGTTGAGGCACACAAATTGAGGGTTCACGAAGAGTTTGTAAGACAGAAAAACTTCCTGGCTGAAGAGGAGCAGAGGCAACTGCAGAAGCTGGAGGCGGATGAGAGGGAAGAGCTGAGAGTCCTGGGGGCCACAGAGGCCAGGCTAGCCCAGCAGAGCCAGGCCCTGCAGGAGCTGATCGCAGAGCTAGAGAGGAGGACTCGGGGCTCAGCGCTGGAACTGCTGCAG GAGGTGAAAAGTGTCCTGGAAAG GAGTGAGTCCTGGAACCTGAAGGAGCTAGACATCACCTCCCCAGACCTGAGGAATGTGTGCTACGTGCCCGGGGTTAAGAAGATGCTGAGGACATGTGGAG TACACATCACTCTGGATCCACATACAGCCAATCCGTGGCTCATCCTTTCAAACAATCGGAGACAAGTGAGGCTTGGAAACACCCAGAAGGAAGTGCCTGAAAATGAGGAGAGATTTGATACCTACCCCATGGTCCTGGGTGCCCAGCACTTTGACTCTGGAAAAGTTTACTGGGAGGTAGATGTGACGGGAAAGGAGGCCTGGGACCTGGGGGTTTGTAGAGACTCCGTGCAGAGGAAGGGGCAGTTTTTGCTCAGCCCCAACAATGGCTTCTGGACAATTTGGCTATGGAACAAACAAAACTATGAGGCTGGCACCTGTCCCCATACTCCCCTCCACCTTCAGGTGCCTCCACGCCGAGTTGGGATCTTCCTAGACTATGAGGCCAGCACTGTTTCCTTCTACAACATCACTGACCATGGCTCCCTCATCTACACCTTCTCTGAATGTGCCTTCACTGGACCTCTGCGGCCCTTCTTCAATCCTGGTTTCAATGACGGAGGAAGAAATGCGGCCCCTCTGATCCTCTGTCCGCTGACGATGGGCTGGTAG